Part of the Pedobacter roseus genome is shown below.
CAATTCGCAAATCATTACTTCCGATCCGTATCGCGAAACCATATCAGTCATATTGGCCAAACACTGGGTATTTTTTGTCGACCAGTCTGCCGCGGTAGGGTACATCGACATGCCGACTACATCCCATTTTGCACCATTATTCTTTAAGCCATCAAATATCCACCTAAATAAGCTGTTATCGTAACCATTGGAGATATGCACCACCACTTTCGAGGTCGGATTTACCGCTTTTACACCATTATATCCCGAAAGTACCAAATCTGCAAAGTTTTTCATACTTGTAGATGCTTTTCCATCGTTCCATAACATGCCGTTATTGGTTTCGTTGCCTACCTGTACCCATTCTGGCACAATTTTATTGTTTTTTAAAACCGTTAAAACCTCAACTGTATGGTTATAAACTGAAGTTTTCAGGGTAGCAAAATCTTGCGAAGCCCATGCGGCAGGTTTGTTTTGCTGTGCTGGATCTGCCCACGAATCGCTGTAATGAAAATCGATCAGTAAACGCATGTTCATGGCTTTTGCCCTTTTTGCCTTAGCCAAAACATCGGCGGTATTGCAATAACCGGCAGCCGGATTCACCCAAACCCTCAATCGAATGGTATTGATGCCTTTATCTTTCAGAATCTTCAATAAATCCTGTTGTTCACCTGCAGCATTGTAAAACTTCTTGCCTGCTGCTTCCATTTCCGTCAGCCAGCTTACATCGGCTCCTAAGGCATAAGTGCCTACCGGATCGGGAGCAGGATAAATCTGCGTTTCGCCTTTAACCGATTTTTTGCAACCTGTATTAATCAAACTGAGCATTATTATAAGGCCCAGCCAGTTGATGGTTTTTATTTTTTTAATCATTTCTATATTCTTAAGCAAGTTTGAACTTAATCTTTGTATTATAGTTTATTCTAAATCGCCCGTCATTCCCGCGCAGGCGGGAATCCCAATACTCCATATACCTGCCAGCGCTTTAAGGTTCCCAATCGACCCGATAGCTATCGGGTTGGGAATGACGAAACGAGAAATTTATTTAATCGAATAAGTATAATTTCCGTCACCGGCACTTAAATCTAAAGTAACGGTGAAAACACCTGTTTTGCTAACCGGGATATTAATACCGCCCCAGGTTGGTGCACCTGCATAAACCAAAGCTCCATTGGCATCTACTTTATAACTGATATCGTAACCGCCATTACAGGTAAATACGAAAGTTTTTCCTGCGGTTAAGGCAACATTTGCGGCCACCCATTTACCGGTTGTTGCATTATATATCAATGGGGTTGATGAAGTGCTCCAGGCATTGTCATCACCAGAGATAAAGAATTTTACGGGCGTATAGGTAATGGTTAATGCATCTACATCGGCATTTACTTTCATGTAAGCCGGTGCTGGCGTAAGGTATAAATTACCGCCGGTTAAGCTCATGGTTGTTGAAGTACCTCCCCAACCGTACACTTTCGCATCTTTTGTTGATACCAGCTGAAAAGCGTCGCCACCATAGCCATCGGCATTTGGTAAATTTAAATATCCCTCATATTTTGAATTGAATTTAGCTGAAGTAAGTACAAAACCATTTGTCCTTGCGGTTGGTGTTTTCCAGGAATTGCCTCCTTTTACCATCAACGCCGGATATTCGATGGTAGCTTTGTATGGATTAACCGTCATGGTTAAGCTTGAGTAGATTGGTTTGATGGTAGAAGCCGTTCCTGTATTTTGGGTTACTTCTGCTTTTAACCTTACAACTAAGGTACTTACGGCACCTGTTGGCAATAACAATTGATTGGCCAGAAGCGAATTAAAATCGGCACCCAAATAAGCTTTTTCTAAAGTACCTGTTGCAAGTTTAACGCTTATTGCATTTGCCCAGGCATTTGCGCCTAAGGTATCTGAAGGTATATCAAACTCTAAAGAATAAGTTGGGATCACACTTACGCCAAAGTTTGCCGCCTTAAAACTGAAAGTAACTACATTGGTGGCATCAGTGGCTGAAGTTAATACCACAGCGGCTGCAGAGCTTTTAAAAGCGAGACTGCCTGCACCTGGCGGGGTAACTACATTTGTGCTATCATCTTTTTTGCAACCGAAGAAAAGGCTGACTAAAAGCAAAGTATATAGGATATGAATAGATTTTTTCATGATAATTTAGATTAATAACCTGTATTCTGACGAAGATTTGGATTGGCCGAAAGATCGGTTGGCGGCAATGGATAAAGATTGTATTTGCTATTTACCGCTGTACCACCTTTAACACCACCTTTCCATGCCCATAAATAAGCAGCTGTGGTAAATTTCCCGAAACGGATTAAATCTGTCCTTCGGGTGGCTTCGTACCAAAGTTCACGACCACGTTCATCTAAAATAAAATCGGTGGTTAAAGCACTCGAAGTGATATTTCCTGCTGTATTGCCATTATACGCACGGGTACGTAACTGGTTAATGTAGGTTAAGGCCTGCGTTAAACTACCACCTGATCCGCCACGTAAAACAGCTTCGGCATAGGTTAAATAGGTTTCGCCTAAACGGAACAGAGGGAAATCGATATCTGAAAAATCTTTGGCAACATCCTGATGCGGAGCCGGACCGCCAGAACGGGTTTTGTTGCGGTATTTGGTGCTCGAGTAACCATCGGTAGAAGTATACAGGTCATTTATCTCCATGTTTTGTCCCGACATATAAAACTGTGCCCTTGTATCTGTTGCACCTGTTTTATCAGCAAAAAGATTTACAAATTGCTGGGTAATCCTTAATCCGCCCCAGTTACCATTTGACCCTGATACGTCTGCAGGAACGGCTGCAGGTCCATGCATCAGGTAAGTAGTACCCCCAAAATTCTGGGTACTGGTCCCATCATAATTAATGGTAAAAATATTCTCATCTGTATTTAAGTGATTATCCGCAATGGTTAACTCGCGGTAATTACCATGAAGTGTATAACCCGCAGCGGTAATTTTGTTGCAATAGGTGATGGCATCGGTATATCGGGCGGTACCGGTATATATTTCAGCATTTAAATATATCCTCGATAATAATGCCCAGGATGCAGCCCTATCCGCACGACCATATTCATTTCCTTTAGGTGCCGCTAAATCATTTTCTATGGCTTTAAGCTCTGATTCTACATAAGTAAACAAATCTTTTCGTGAAACTTGTTTTGGTAAGTCCTTGCCTCCTATTTCGGTAGTTTCGGTAACCAATGGCGGATTTCCGTAAATATCCATCAATACGGCATACTGATAAGCCCTGATAAAACGTGCTTCTGCCCTGAACCTGCGTACCTGATCAGCGTCAGCACCTACTATTCCTCTTTTGCTTAAATTATCATCAGATGATTGATTGATGAAATCGTTACAAAGCGTAATCTGAAAAAATGAACGGTAATATAAACCATTGATGATCGAATTGATTGATGACCATGTCATTTCGTGCAGGCCCTGAATACCGGCATCGTTCTGCCACGACCAAACGGCTTCATCAGTAGTGAGTTCCTGCAAATTCCAGTATAAACGCAAGAAATCGGAATTACCTTCATCTTTGATAATCTCTACCGGAATATCGGGCTGGCCAACGGATGCATTTCCGGTAAGGGCAAAAGCGCCGTAAACCTTAGCCAACGATTGTTTATAACCAGCGGCCGAAGTATATACTTTATCTGCAGTAAGATCATTGGTAGGTACCAAATCCAGTTTGTTGCACGATGTGGTAAAAATTACCGCAGTGCAAGCCAGCATAAAAAGTTGTAAAACACGTGGTTTCATATATTTTTTGTTAATACAGTTCATGATCTTAAAAATTAACATTTAGGCCTAAAGAGAAAATGCGCGGACGGGGATAGATGTTGTTATCTACTCCAGAGGCTACCTCTGGGTCTAAACCTTTGTATTTAGTAATTACAAACACATTTTGCACGCTGGCCGTTAAAGCTAAGTTTGCTTTGGTTTTTAAAATCTGACCAAAAGCATACCCCAGGTTAACATTGTCCATTCTAAGGAATGAGGCATTTTGAACATAATAATCGCTCAATAACTGCTGTGTTTTAAAATTGGTGGTGAGGTAATTTGGTGAAGCATTTAAAATAATAGCTGTACCTAAAATCTGGTTTAAATTACCGCTCTGGCTATAGTTATTGTTGTAAACATAGTTTCCTAAATTCGCCCTCAAAGTGAATGATAAGTTCCATTTTTTGTAGCTTAAGTTGTTGCTAAAACCTAAAAACACTTTAGGATCGGCCTGTTTCCCTTTTTTGAAATCGTTCTGGTTAATTACCCCATCTCCATTCTGATCTACATAAACGCCTTCGATCGGGTTTCCGTTCTGATCGTAAGTCTGCTCAAATAAGTTGAAGGTATTCTTCGGTCCGCCAACGGCATTGATAAAGGCATTTTGTCCCCCAACACCGCCCGCAATCGTTCCACTTGGGAAACCTGCATAATTTGGATCGTTAGGTACCACCGTTAAATTGGTGATGGTATTTTTGTTATAAGTAGCGTTGAAGCTGAAATCCCAGTTGAAATCCTTTTCTTTTACCGGATTAAATCCCAGGGTAAGCTCAACACCTTTGTTTTCCATATCCCCTACATTCACAATGGCCGTGGCCGCAAAGTTTGTTCCGGCAGGCTGAGGAATTCTGTTTAACAAATCACTGGTTTTCTTTTGATAAAGCTCTAAAGTACCTGTAATACGATTATCCAGTAAACCAAAATCTAAACCGATGTTCGCTGTTGCTGTTTCTTCCCACTTAATGTTGGCAATGTAGGCACTCGGGCGATACATTTGGTAAAAGGTATTTCCAAACTGGTAGGATGCATTTAAAGCACTTAAACCATAGGTAGACATGTACCCGTAATTATCAATACCATCCTGTTGTCCGGTAATACCGTACCCTATACGTAATTTTAAAGCAGAAATAGTTTTGTTATCCTTCAGGAAAGATTCATTTTTGATTGTCCATGCAAGAGCTGCTGATGGAAACACACCATATTTATAGGCAGGCCCAAAACGTGACGAACCATCGCGGCGTACCGTTGCCGTTAAAAGAAAACGTTCGTCGTAATTATAATTCAATCTTCCGAAATAAGAAATCAAACGGTATTGAGGTTTGTTAAAAGCAAAAGCCGGATCAGAATTGGCCACCTTATTGCCATTGGCATCGAAACTTGGATAATAATACTGAGTGGTTAAATAATCATTATAAGAATAACCTGCTGTTGCATCTACCCTACTTTTAATCGATTTAAATTCTTTAATGTAGTTCAGGTAAAAATCCAAAACGGTATTTCTCCTGTTCTGTTTGTATT
Proteins encoded:
- a CDS encoding glycoside hydrolase family 53 protein, with protein sequence MIKKIKTINWLGLIIMLSLINTGCKKSVKGETQIYPAPDPVGTYALGADVSWLTEMEAAGKKFYNAAGEQQDLLKILKDKGINTIRLRVWVNPAAGYCNTADVLAKAKRAKAMNMRLLIDFHYSDSWADPAQQNKPAAWASQDFATLKTSVYNHTVEVLTVLKNNKIVPEWVQVGNETNNGMLWNDGKASTSMKNFADLVLSGYNGVKAVNPTSKVVVHISNGYDNSLFRWIFDGLKNNGAKWDVVGMSMYPTAADWSTKNTQCLANMTDMVSRYGSEVMICELGMPVSEAVACKAFIKDLIVKNKSLPNNKGLGVFYWEPQSYNNWSGYKLGAFDDSGKPTVAMDAFLP
- a CDS encoding SusE domain-containing protein — translated: MKKSIHILYTLLLVSLFFGCKKDDSTNVVTPPGAGSLAFKSSAAAVVLTSATDATNVVTFSFKAANFGVSVIPTYSLEFDIPSDTLGANAWANAISVKLATGTLEKAYLGADFNSLLANQLLLPTGAVSTLVVRLKAEVTQNTGTASTIKPIYSSLTMTVNPYKATIEYPALMVKGGNSWKTPTARTNGFVLTSAKFNSKYEGYLNLPNADGYGGDAFQLVSTKDAKVYGWGGTSTTMSLTGGNLYLTPAPAYMKVNADVDALTITYTPVKFFISGDDNAWSTSSTPLIYNATTGKWVAANVALTAGKTFVFTCNGGYDISYKVDANGALVYAGAPTWGGINIPVSKTGVFTVTLDLSAGDGNYTYSIK
- a CDS encoding RagB/SusD family nutrient uptake outer membrane protein, which encodes MKPRVLQLFMLACTAVIFTTSCNKLDLVPTNDLTADKVYTSAAGYKQSLAKVYGAFALTGNASVGQPDIPVEIIKDEGNSDFLRLYWNLQELTTDEAVWSWQNDAGIQGLHEMTWSSINSIINGLYYRSFFQITLCNDFINQSSDDNLSKRGIVGADADQVRRFRAEARFIRAYQYAVLMDIYGNPPLVTETTEIGGKDLPKQVSRKDLFTYVESELKAIENDLAAPKGNEYGRADRAASWALLSRIYLNAEIYTGTARYTDAITYCNKITAAGYTLHGNYRELTIADNHLNTDENIFTINYDGTSTQNFGGTTYLMHGPAAVPADVSGSNGNWGGLRITQQFVNLFADKTGATDTRAQFYMSGQNMEINDLYTSTDGYSSTKYRNKTRSGGPAPHQDVAKDFSDIDFPLFRLGETYLTYAEAVLRGGSGGSLTQALTYINQLRTRAYNGNTAGNITSSALTTDFILDERGRELWYEATRRTDLIRFGKFTTAAYLWAWKGGVKGGTAVNSKYNLYPLPPTDLSANPNLRQNTGY
- a CDS encoding SusC/RagA family TonB-linked outer membrane protein, with amino-acid sequence MHIFTSFIRSNKRMLMLLLLIFTHGYLFAQQATITGVVKTAPDNLGMPGVSVRLKGTAIATSTDANGNFSIKIPAKAGILEFTSVGYKVQEIPVSKSTTLNITLIEDASTLNDVVVVGYGTTRKQDLTGSVAVVGVKDFQKGSISTPEQMLSGKVSGVSITSNSGQPGSGSTIRIRGGSSLNASNDPLFVIDGVPLESGGVSGASNPLSFINPNDIETFTVLKDASAAAIYGARASNGVIIITTKKGLGDALKVTFNSVNSVSKLTRQLDVLSADEIRSIVNAKGTSAQKAQLGTFNTNWQDLIYQDGFSTDNNISISGGVKKLPYRLSIGYQNQTGVLRTDQLQKTSAALVFNPRFFDNHLKLDINLKGSMQKTRFANTAAIGGAVSFDPTQATYTNKSDYNGYWEWLDSTTPTGLVNLVGRNPVGLLEQREDRAKPMRSIGNVQLDYSFPFLPELHANLNAAYDVASGKGTVFVDPNAAEAFVGNLNGVGNGVNNQYKQNRRNTVLDFYLNYIKEFKSIKSRVDATAGYSYNDYLTTQYYYPSFDANGNKVANSDPAFAFNKPQYRLISYFGRLNYNYDERFLLTATVRRDGSSRFGPAYKYGVFPSAALAWTIKNESFLKDNKTISALKLRIGYGITGQQDGIDNYGYMSTYGLSALNASYQFGNTFYQMYRPSAYIANIKWEETATANIGLDFGLLDNRITGTLELYQKKTSDLLNRIPQPAGTNFAATAIVNVGDMENKGVELTLGFNPVKEKDFNWDFSFNATYNKNTITNLTVVPNDPNYAGFPSGTIAGGVGGQNAFINAVGGPKNTFNLFEQTYDQNGNPIEGVYVDQNGDGVINQNDFKKGKQADPKVFLGFSNNLSYKKWNLSFTLRANLGNYVYNNNYSQSGNLNQILGTAIILNASPNYLTTNFKTQQLLSDYYVQNASFLRMDNVNLGYAFGQILKTKANLALTASVQNVFVITKYKGLDPEVASGVDNNIYPRPRIFSLGLNVNF